A stretch of Dysidea avara chromosome 5, odDysAvar1.4, whole genome shotgun sequence DNA encodes these proteins:
- the LOC136255989 gene encoding transcription activator BRG1-like isoform X3, translating into MKEGTCLTRDKCQLSAHVILYIEPTIISVQYDANAVIDDAMLYCKALEDGTLEEVEEQVKTTKRKRKTKKDDGIDLANKRKKKSKGKANTVSPKLINTLTKLWESVVEYRDKLHSIAFKEQ; encoded by the exons ATGAAAGAAGgaacctgccttacacgtgataaatgccaactgtcagcacacgtgatactgtacatagaacccacaatcatttccgTACAATACGATGCGAATGCTGTCATAGAtgatgctatgctgtactgtaag GCACTAGAGGATGGCACACTGGAGGAGGTGGAGGAACAAGTTAAGACTACCAAGAGGAAACGGAAGACCAAGAAAGATGACGGCATTGATCTGGCCAAT aaaagaaagaagaaaagtaAAGGAA AAGCCAACACAGTGTCTCCCAAACTTATTAATACTCTAACTAAATTGTGGGAGTCAGTTGTGGAGTACAGGGACAA ACTCCATTCCATCGCGTTCAAGGAGCAGTAA
- the LOC136255989 gene encoding transcription activator BRG1-like isoform X1 produces the protein MKEGTCLTRDKCQLSAHVILYIEPTIISVQYDANAVIDDAMLYCKALEDGTLEEVEEQVKTTKRKRKTKKDDGIDLANKRKKKSKGKANTVSPKLINTLTKLWESVVEYRDNYGRQLSAIFWCCRPAKTYQITIRRLPSQ, from the exons ATGAAAGAAGgaacctgccttacacgtgataaatgccaactgtcagcacacgtgatactgtacatagaacccacaatcatttccgTACAATACGATGCGAATGCTGTCATAGAtgatgctatgctgtactgtaag GCACTAGAGGATGGCACACTGGAGGAGGTGGAGGAACAAGTTAAGACTACCAAGAGGAAACGGAAGACCAAGAAAGATGACGGCATTGATCTGGCCAAT aaaagaaagaagaaaagtaAAGGAA AAGCCAACACAGTGTCTCCCAAACTTATTAATACTCTAACTAAATTGTGGGAGTCAGTTGTGGAGTACAGGGACAA TTATGGACGTCAACTGAGTGCCATTTTTTGGTGTTGCCGACCCGCAAAGACCTACCAGATTACTATCAGAAGATTGCCAAGCCAATAG
- the LOC136255989 gene encoding probable global transcription activator SNF2L2 isoform X2, which yields MPNYGEIRLWTSTECHFLVLPTRKDLPDYYQKIAKPIDFRKMKDNITKHKYHGMDDLEADVMLLCQNTHTYNVEGSQIYNDATQLVQVFKHYRALLESSELDQSDNEGSLHSTLYDTPFHRVQGAVNQTRGR from the exons atgccaaactatggtgaaatacgc TTATGGACGTCAACTGAGTGCCATTTTTTGGTGTTGCCGACCCGCAAAGACCTACCAGATTACTATCAGAAGATTGCCAAGCCAATAGACTTCCGTAAGATGAAG GATAATATTACAAAGCACAAGTATCATGGTATGGATGACCTGGAGGCTGATGTGATGTTGTTATGTCAGAATACACACACCTACAATGTGGAGGGATCTCAG ATCTACAATGATGCTACTCAGCTGGTACAAGTGTTCAAACATTATCGTGCTCTTCTGGAGAGCTCAGAACTTGACCAAAGTGACAATGAAGGATCCCTTCACAGTACCTTATATGAT ACTCCATTCCATCGCGTTCAAGGAGCAGTAAATCAGACAAGGGGAAGGTAA
- the LOC136255988 gene encoding L-threonine ammonia-lyase-like — protein MDVNRLAKSPNEDLSDDEAKGSGNANDSIKIRPITYKDVQSATEKIYNGGINKTNLQYSDRMSELAGMKLFFKQEYTMPTGSFKERGVVNALLNLTEPQKHCGVIAASAGNHAQALAYHGKKLGIPVTVVMPIVSPITKLQRCKQFGAEVIIRGDDVVESKDNAMKISNETGKVYIHGYDDANILAGQGTIGIEVIDQMKDIGQPLDAIIVPVGGGGLIAGISVAVKQLSPDTEVIGVESDHCDAFKQSFDKKELVTVEAQSTLADGLAVSRLGTRSFMTASRHVDRVVTVSENEIAVAILRIVEILKTVVEGAAATGLAACLFGKLNHLRGKNVAVVLTGSNIDTPVLNRCLERGLVNDGRLVMFQVLITDRPGGLSELLKLLVQHNASVRDIFHERPWVQEDMYSVEVRCSVDTTGWKQSNQLKDALEKKYSKRISWGKDKVLMTSGTI, from the exons TAGCGAAGTCTCCGAACGAAGATCTTTCAGATGATGAGGCCAAGGGTTCTGGCAACGCGAATGACTCCATCAAGATACGTCCCATCACGTACAAGGACGTACAGAGTGCTACTGAAAAGATATACAACGGAGGAATCAACAAGACCAATTTACAA TATTCTGATCGGATGTCAGAGTTAGCTGGAATGAAGTTATTCTTCAAGCAAGAGTACACCATGCCTACAGGAAG TTTTAAAGAGCGAGGTGTGGTGAATGCATTGTTAAACCTTACTGAG ccaCAGAAACATTGTGGGGTTATTGCAGCTTCTGCTGGTAACCATGCTCAAGCACTAGCCTATCATGGCAAGAAGCTCGGTATTCCTGTGACAGTGGTAATGCCAATAGTATCCCCTATTACTAAACTACAGAGGTGTAAACAATTTGGTGCTGAAGTGATCATCCGAGGAGATGATGTCGTAGAG TCAAAGGACAATGCAATGAAGATAAGCAATGAGACAGGAAAAGTCTACATTCACGG ATATGATGATGCTAACATCTTGGCTGGCCAAGGGACAATTGGCATAGAGGTGATCGACCAGATGAAAGATATTGGACAGCCACTGGATGCCATTATCGTGCCTGTTGGCGGAGGTGGTCTTATTGCTGGAATATCTGTTGCTGTGAAACAATTATCTCCTGACACAGAAGTGATT GGTGTAGAATCAGACCATTGTGATGCATTTAAACAGTCATTTGACAAGAAAGAATTGGTCACGGTTGAAGCACAGTCAACGCTAGCAGATGGACTAGCTGTATCGAGGCTAGGTACTCGATCTTTTATGACAGCCTCTCGTCATGTTGACAGAGTGGTGACAGTCAG TGAGAATGAGATTGCTGTTGCCATTTTACGGATAGTTGAAATACTAAAGACTGTAGTGGAAGGAGCCGCAGCTACTGGTCTTGCTGCTTGTTTGTTTGGAAAACTGAACCATCTTAGGGGAAAGAA TGTGGCAGTGGTGTTAACAGGATCAAACATAGACACACCAGTCCTTAACAGATGTTTAGAACGAGGCCTGGTCAATGATGGCAGATTAGTGATGTTTCAAGTACTCATTACTGATCGTCCTGGTGGCCTTAGTGAACTACTAAAACTCTTAGTACAACACAATGCCAG TGTCCGAGACATATTTCATGAGAGACCATGGGTACAAGAAGATATGTATTCAGTAGAG GTGAGGTGTTCGGTGGACACTACTGGATGGAAACAAAGTAACCAACTGAAAGATGCTCTTGAGAAGAAATATAGCAAGAGGATTTCTTGGGGAAAAGACAAGGTACTAATGACCTCTGGCACAATCTAA
- the LOC136255986 gene encoding uncharacterized protein translates to MMKVLAQCLVAYAIVSVLVVGWMYYVVIDAVVLHDQGLLSGPDISPTQPAHHHDGRSIQPNKTIVEDVTTQYQELSQGHMFIYSSFEEQTNGARNLWQLEMWAKLLDMKVAEPFAVDSMFGVMGAVPHFNQTLRFSNYYDVEKWNQKVTKYGGSPLVKWEEFLSKAPRQAIILYALLRPLKKPLTVTYGVDDIKKYHVSPRVQISDDSMLWIKNNFNISRVVNFVYSSIYQHILTLKEFNSYVFGDLKPNEVTLIWVHWIGIGAEMSLRIAIKSAPSSFRDLTNIEFTYPLKPHSVKPDISPSQQVLKAYKAYVSKYFGNRKYVGIVFRTHNVMYLSPEGGDFAKRSKYLLECSTSLRSKLDKIRNKLGIFLAYDLGAQGDKHGYYDPNDKGLIPLRDQILLDVFNGSVTMEQREEMLLKAAGGITDRGFIAALEKTIAIHADCIILLGRGSSFVRSAASDYISLHDNNRCVVSICSEDFRDQNGTVVSSHTIPDVLLHS, encoded by the coding sequence ATGATGAAAGTCCTAGCACAATGTTTGGTAGCTTATGCAATTGTGTCAGTACTTGTTGTCGGGTGGATGTATTATGTAGTGATTGATGCAGTGGTACTACATGATCAAGGATTGCTATCAGGGCCAGATATCAGTCCAACCCAACCAGCTCATCACCATGATGGTAGATCCATACAGCCAAACAAAACAATTGTAGAGGACGTCACTACTCAGTATCAGGAGTTATCACAAGGTCACATGTTTATTTATAGTAGCTTTGAAGAACAGACTAATGGAGCTAGAAACTTGTGGCAGTTAGAAATGTGGGCCAAATTGTTGGACATGAAGGTTGCAGAGCCATTTGCTGTGGACTCCATGTTTGGTGTGATGGGAGCAGTTCCTCACTTTAACCAAACATTACGATTTAGTAATTATTACGATGTAGAGAAATGGAACCAAAAGGTGACTAAGTATGGAGGAAGTCCGCTAGTGAAATGGGAAGAGTTTTTGTCTAAAGCTCCTCGTCAAGCAATAATTTTGTACGCATTGCTCAGACCACTCAAAAAGCCACTAACTGTTACATATGGTGTTGATGATATTAAAAAGTATCATGTTAGTCCACGTGTACAGATTTCAGATGATTCCATGTTGTGGATTAAGAACAACTTCAACATCTCTAGGGTAGTGAATTTCGTCTATTCTTCAATTTACCAGCATATATTGACTTTAAAAGAATTCAATTCTTATGTATTTGGGGACTTGAAGCCAAATGAAGTGACTTTAATATGGGTTCACTGGATTGGTATAGGTGCAGAAATGTCACTCAGGATAGCAATCAAATCAGCGCCTTCTTCTTTTAGAGATTTGACTAATATTGAGTTTACCTATCCACTCAAACCTCATTCAGTAAAACCAGACATTTCACCAAGCCAGCAAGTCTTAAAAGCTTATAAAGCTTATGTTTCTAAGTATTTTGGTAATCGCAAATATGTTGGAATTGTCTTCAGAACACATAATGTTATGTACCTGTCTCCAGAGGGTGGTGATTTTGCTAAACGCAGCAAATACTTGCTTGAGTGCAGTACATCTCTTCGCAGTAAACTCGACAAAATCAGAAATAAGTTGGGAATATTTTTGGCCTATGATTTGGGTGCACAAGGTGACAAACATGGATATTATGATCCCAATGATAAAGGGCTAATTCCGTTACGTGATCAAATACTCTTAGATGTCTTCAATGGTAGTGTTACAATGGAGCAAAGAGAAGAAATGTTACTAAAGGCTGCAGGTGGAATAACAGATAGAGGATTCATTGCAGCACTAGAAAAGACAATTGCTATACATGCTGATTGTATTATACTACTTGGAAGAGGTAGTAGTTTTGTGCGGTCTGCAGCTTCAGATTACATCTCCCTTCATGACAACAATAGATGTGTTGTGTCGATATGTTCTGAAGATTTTCGTGATCAAAATGGTACAGTGGTCTCATCCCATACTATACCAGATGTACTTTTGCATAGTTAA
- the LOC136255987 gene encoding L-threonine ammonia-lyase-like gives MADVNRLAKPPNGGLSDDEAKGSGNENDSIKIHPITYRDVQSATEKIYNGGINKTNLQYSDRMSELAGMKLFFKQEYTMPTGSFKERGVVNALLNLTESQKRCGVIAASAGNHAQALAYHGKKLGIPVTVVMPIVSPITKLQRCEQFGAEVIIQGDDVVESKDHAMKTSNETGKVYIHGYDDANVLAGQGTIGIEVIDQMKDIGEPLDAIIVPVGGGGLIAGISVAMKQLSPDTEVIGVESDHCDAFKQSFDKKELVTVEAQSTLADGLAVSRLGTRSFMTASRHVDRVVTVSENEIAVAILRIVEVLKTVVEGAAATGLAACLFGKLNHLRGKNVAVVLTGSNIDTPVLNRCLERGLVNDGRLVMFQVLITDRPGGLSELLKLLVQHNASVRDIFHERPWVQEDMYSVEVRCSVDTTGWKQSNQLKDALEKKYGKRISWGKDKVLMISGTI, from the exons ATGGCGGATGTCAACCGACTAGCAAAGCCTCCAAACGGAGGTCTTTCGGATGATGAAGCCAAGGGTTCTGGCAACGAGAATGACTCCATCAAGATACATCCCATCACGTACAGGGACGTACAGAGTGCTACTGAAAAGATATATAACGGAGGAATCAACAAGACCAATTTACAA TATTCTGATCGGATGTCAGAGTTAGCTGGAATGAAGTTATTCTTCAAACAAGAGTATACTATGCCTACAGGAAG TTTTAAAGAACGAGGTGTGGTGAATGCATTGTTAAACCTTACTGAG tcaCAGAAACGTTGTGGGGTTATTGCAGCTTCTGCTGGTAACCATGCTCAAGCACTAGCCTATCATGGCAAGAAGCTCGGTATTCCTGTGACAGTGGTAATGCCAATAGTATCTCCTATTACTAAACTACAGAGGTGTGAACAATTTGGTGCTGAAGTGATCATCCAAGGAGATGATGTCGTAGAG TCAAAGGACCATGCAATGAAGACAAGCAATGAGACAGGAAAGGTCTACATTCACGG ATATGATGATGCCAACGTCTTGGCTGGCCAAGGGACAATTGGCATAGAGGTGATCGACCAGATGAAAGATATTGGAGAACCACTGGATGCCATTATCGTACCTGTTGGCGGAGGTGGTCTTATTGCTGGAATATCTGTTGCCATGAAGCAATTATCTCCCGACACAGAAGTGATT GGTGTAGAATCAGACCATTGTGATGCATTTAAACAGTCATTTGACAAGAAAGAATTGGTCACAGTTGAAGCACAGTCAACGCTAGCAGATGGACTAGCTGTATCGAGGCTAGGTACTCGATCTTTTATGACAGCCTCTCGTCATGTTGACAGAGTGGTGACAGTCAG TGAGAATGAGATTGCTGTTGCCATTTTACGGATAGTTGAAGTACTAAAGACTGTAGTGGAAGGAGCCGCAGCTACTGGTCTTGCTGCTTGTTTGTTTGGAAAACTGAACCATCTTAGGGGAAAGAA TGTGGCAGTGGTGTTAACAGGATCAAACATAGACACACCAGTCCTTAACAGATGTTTAGAACGAGGCCTGGTCAATGATGGCAGATTAGTGATGTTTCAAGTGCTCATTACTGATCGTCCTGGTGGCCTTAGTGAACTACTAAAACTCTTAGTACAACACAATGCCAG tGTCCGAGACATATTTCATGAGAGACCATGGGTACAAGAAGATATGTATTCAGTGGag GTGAGGTGTTCGGTGGACACTACTGGATGGAAACAAAGCAACCAATTGAAAGATGCTCTCGAGAAGAAATATGGCAAGAGGATTTCTTGGGGAAAAGACAAAGTACTAATGATCTCTGGCACAATCTAA
- the LOC136255149 gene encoding uncharacterized protein produces the protein MLRGNVKAAINLIDSTERSGAPMKLDTPLDPDSPSWTVYNELLKKHPQCQPAHPDILKPLSNNDEKFHPVIFDALDGTVIRRAALRTQCSAGPSGLDAYGWRRLCTSFQRASDDLCNSLALVARRLCISCVDPGGIDALVACRLIALNKCPGVRPIGIGEVVRRIIAKAVLLIIKLDILEAAGSLQLCAGQDAGCEAAVHAMRSIYSDPSTEGVLLVDASNAFNCLNRQVSLHNMQSLCPPLANILINTYRKDIPLFIDGRHILSSEGTTQGDPLAMAMYSISVTPLIASLQDPHVAQVWFSDDAMAGGTLRGLHDWWCKLKDLGFMYGYFPNAAKTWLIVKPERLDEAKQQFAGTRVSITVEDKRHLGAALGSRAFTEAYITEKVESWSRCVRRLVNIVKTHPHAAYAAFTHGLCSKWTYFVRTIPAISSLLEPLEDIISLQLLPAQTGRSISDVERALFSLPVRLGSLGICDPKSHSDAEFDSSVKITSAPTLNRQH, from the coding sequence ATGTTGCGTGGCAATGTGAAGGCTGCTATCAATCTCATTGATTCCACCGAGCGTTCCGGCGCTCCAATGAAACTAGATACACCTCTGGATCCAGACTCTCCTTCTTGGACCGTTTATAATGAACTTTTGAAGAAACATCCTCAGTGTCAGCCTGCTCACCCTGATATCCTCAAGCCATTGTCAAATAATGATGAAAAATTTCATCCAGTGATTTTTGATGCCCTGGATGGGACTGTGATTCGTCGTGCTGCCCTTCGAACTCAGTGCTCTGCAGGCCCATCTGGACTGGATGCCTATGGATGGAGACGCCTTTGTACCTCATTCCAGCGGGCATCTGATGATTTGTGTAACTCTCTGGCACTGGTTGCTCGCCGTTTGTGCATCTCCTGTGTTGATCCTGGTGGTATCGATGCTTTGGTGGCATGCCGTCTCATTGCCCTCAACAAATGCCCCGGAGTACGTCCTATTGGAATAGGCGAAGTGGTGAGACGGATCATTGCCAAGGCTGTTTTGCTGATCATTAAGCTGGACATTTTGGAGGCAGCTGGGTCACTTCAGCTGTGTGCGGGGCAGGATGCGGGCTGTGAGGCAGCTGTCCATGCCATGAGATCCATCTATTCTGATCCATCAACAGAAGGGGTGTTGTTAGTGGATGCTTCAAATGCATTCAATTGTCTTAATCGTCAGGTGTCACTCCATAATATGCAGTCATTGTGCCCTCCTCTTGCCAACATTCTCATTAACACTTACCGGAAAGACATCCCCCTGTTCATTGATGGTCGCCATATACTTTCTTCTGAGGGAACCACACAAGGCGATCCTTTAGCCATGGCTATGTACTCCATCAGCGTTACACCATTAATTGCCTCACTGCAGGATCCCCATGTGGCACAAGTCTGGTTTTCCGATGATGCGATGGCTGGGGGCACTCTGCGGGGCCTGCATGACTGGTGGTGTAAGCTCAAGGACCTTGGTTTCATGTATGGGTATTTTCCTAATGCTGCGAAGACATGGTTGATTGTTAAACCAGAACGTTTAGATGAAGCCAAACAACAGTTTGCTGGCACAAGAGTAAGCATCACTGTAGAGGACAAACGTCATCTTGGAGCTGCTCTTGGTTCCCGCGCCTTTACTGAGGCATACATTACTGAGAAGGTCGAGTCATGGTCCCGTTGTGTTCGCCGGCTGGTTAATATTGTAAAAACTCACCCTCATGCTGCGTATGCTGCATTTACGCATGGCTTGTGTAGCAAGTGGACCTATTTTGTGCGTACCATCCCAGCAATCTCCTCCCTTCTCGAACCACTGGAAGACATCATCTCTCTTCAACTTTTGCCCGCACAGACTGGGAGATCTATTAGTGATGTGGAGAGGGCTCTTTTTTCCTTACCTGTTAGACTGGGTAGTCTTGGTATCTGTGATCCCAAATCTCATTCTGATGCTGAGTTTGATTCTTCTGTGAAGATTACCTCTGCGCCAACACTGAACAGACAACACTGA